The following are encoded in a window of Nibricoccus aquaticus genomic DNA:
- a CDS encoding thiamine-phosphate kinase: MTPFSHRKADTVAALGEERLISAIRRWLGDVSPPAPLGIGDDCAILPASKKAQAITVDPVIYRRHFDDSIPPCAVGAKLLKRNLSDLAAMGAKPRAAVVALTLDPRTRLDWLEKFYRGLAACARTYNLAIVGGDVAQADKILAASLTLIGEASGSRMLTRAGARSGDWIYVTGPLGGSLLGKHHRFTPRLSEGAWLAAHPEVRAMMDLSDGLAKDLHALTPSNAEPALDPALIPISPAARKLARDSKRTPLAHALGDGEDFELLFAVRKNSNRASFEKTWLRHFRQPLYCIGNFVSIGKRPAGSIDLNAHRGYEHLR; encoded by the coding sequence ATGACCCCCTTCAGTCACCGCAAAGCCGATACCGTCGCCGCCCTCGGCGAAGAGCGCCTCATCTCCGCCATCCGCCGCTGGCTCGGCGATGTCTCCCCACCCGCCCCGCTCGGCATCGGTGACGACTGCGCCATTCTCCCCGCGTCGAAAAAAGCCCAGGCCATCACCGTCGATCCCGTCATCTACCGCCGTCACTTCGACGACTCCATCCCGCCCTGCGCCGTCGGCGCGAAACTCCTCAAGCGCAACCTCAGCGACCTCGCCGCCATGGGCGCAAAACCCCGCGCCGCCGTCGTCGCCCTCACGCTCGATCCCCGCACGCGCCTCGACTGGCTCGAAAAATTCTACCGCGGCCTCGCCGCCTGCGCGCGCACGTACAACCTCGCCATCGTCGGCGGTGACGTCGCACAAGCCGACAAAATCCTCGCCGCCAGCCTCACCCTGATCGGCGAGGCTAGCGGCTCGCGCATGTTGACCCGCGCCGGCGCGCGCAGCGGCGACTGGATCTACGTCACCGGCCCCCTCGGCGGCAGCCTGCTCGGTAAACATCACCGCTTCACGCCACGCCTCTCCGAAGGCGCCTGGCTCGCCGCCCACCCCGAAGTCCGCGCCATGATGGACCTGAGCGACGGCCTCGCCAAAGATCTTCACGCGCTCACTCCCTCCAACGCCGAGCCCGCGCTCGATCCCGCTCTCATCCCCATCAGCCCTGCCGCCCGCAAACTCGCTCGCGACTCCAAGCGCACTCCGCTCGCTCACGCCCTCGGCGACGGCGAAGACTTCGAGCTCCTCTTCGCCGTCCGCAAAAACTCCAACCGCGCCTCCTTCGAAAAAACCTGGCTCCGCCACTTCCGCCAGCCCCTCTACTGCATTGGCAACTTTGTCTCCATTGGAAAACGTCCCGCCGGCTCCATCGACCTCAACGCGCACCGCGGCTATGAGCATCTTCGATAA